Proteins co-encoded in one Papaver somniferum cultivar HN1 chromosome 5, ASM357369v1, whole genome shotgun sequence genomic window:
- the LOC113279956 gene encoding uncharacterized protein LOC113279956, whose protein sequence is MGKVHKTYLAALNAKSEPKSFREAMKYPGWKKAMAEEIRALEEQGTWDLTELPPGKKALGSKWIYTEKYDENGKLVRLKARLVIFGNHQVEGLDYNETFAPVANMTTVRMFLAVAAAKE, encoded by the exons ATGGGTAAGG TACATAAAACTTATCTTGCAGCGCTAAATGCAAAGTCTGAGCCTAAAAGTTTCAGAGAAGCAATGAAGTATCCAGGATGGAAGAAAGCAATGGCAGAAGAAATAAGAGCATTGGAAGAACAAGGTACATGGGATTTGACAGAGTTACCGCCGGGTAAAAAGGCACTAGGCAGCAAGTGGATCTATACAGAAAAGTATGATGAGAACGGAAAGTTGGTACGATTAAAAGCGAGACTTGtaatctttggaaatcatcaagttgaaggattaGATTACAATGAAACGTTTGCACCAGTGGCGAACATGACAACTGTTCGTATGTTTCTGGCCGTTGCAGCGGCTAAAGAGTGA